In Kogia breviceps isolate mKogBre1 chromosome 9, mKogBre1 haplotype 1, whole genome shotgun sequence, a single window of DNA contains:
- the TMEM176B gene encoding transmembrane protein 176B, protein MTQNMLAVNGVDVASTLSQPTHIDIHIHQESALSQLLKAGSSLMERLSHRPAKAGISYGQLALGVTQILLGVTSCALGGLLYLGPWIQLRASGCAFWAGFVAVAAGVGAIVYEKHWGKLAGCISNLLALAGIATAVAAVVFCVNSLTWQPDVFYDISSVCDSVVPATPTFGYKQTRQSTSYASWREQRCRNYMQMLTDLFLGIHGLLLAIWVLQVTVSLASLGVGLRRFCGQSSRALDEEGSEKKLWGENSVPPSPHKGKSTAVVL, encoded by the exons ATGACCCAAAACATGCTGGCTGTGAACGGAGTCGATGTGGCCTCTACGCTGTCCCAGCCCACTCACATCGACATCCACATCCACCAGGAATCAGCTTTGTCACAACTGCTAAAAGCTGGGAGTTCCCTGATGGAGCGTCTGTCCCACCGCCCTGCCAAGGCCGGGATAAGCTATGGACAGCTTGCACTAGGG GTGACACAGATATTGCTGGGGGTTACGAGCTGTGCTCTTGGAGGACTTCTCTACTTGGGGCCCTGGATTCAGCTGCGTGCCTCAGGCTGTGCCTTTTGGGCAGGGTTTGTG GCCGTTGCAGCAGGCGTTGGGGCCATTGTCTATGAGAAGCACTGGGGCAAACTTGCA GGCTGCATATCAAATCTGCTCGCCCTGGCTGGCATTGCCACGGCCGTGGCCGCTGTTGTCTTCTGTGTGAATAGTTTAACCTGGCAACCTGACGTCTTCTATGACATCAGCTCCGTGTGTGATTCCGTAGTCCCTGCCACCCCCACCTTTGGGTACAAACAGACTAGACAAAGCACTTCCTATGCATCGTGGAGGGAGCAGCGCTGCAGAAACTACATGCAAATGCTGACG GATTTGTTCCTAGGAATCCATGGTCTGCTCCTGGCCATCTGGGTCCTGCAGGTCACTGTATCCTTGGCTTCCCTGGGCGTGGGTCTTCGACGCTTCTGTGGCCAGAGCTCCCGGGCCCTG GATGAAGAAGGGTCAGAGAAGAAGCTGTGGGGCGAGAATTCagtgcctccctctccccacaagGGGAAGAGCACAGCTGTTGTCCTGTGA
- the TMEM176A gene encoding LOW QUALITY PROTEIN: transmembrane protein 176A (The sequence of the model RefSeq protein was modified relative to this genomic sequence to represent the inferred CDS: inserted 1 base in 1 codon), whose translation MADGEDVAPGPPQPTYIKVHVHQESALAKLLLXLQRHEPSPHTASRALRHRRLLVASWAVQVVLGMFSGIVGGFLFIFHYTTLLASGAPIWTGAVAVLAGAVAFIYEKRGGTYWALLRTLLALAAFSTATAAIIIGARSFHEYRHFFFKSICDFSYSWGPTRAPSSPSADTGRLKLCTSYVNMLKALLISINAMLLGVWALLLLASLVPLCLCCWRKYRTKEKRDSPLEETAGSE comes from the exons ATGGCGGATGGCGAGGACGTGGCCCCTGGGCCCCCCCAGCCCACCTACATCAAGGTGCACGTCCACCAGGAGTCGGCTCTGGCCAAGCTGCTGC AGCTGCAGCGCCACGAGCCCTCGCCCCACACCGCCTCCCGGGCCCTGCGCCACCGCCGGCTGCTGGTGGCCTCCTGG GCGGTGCAGGTTGTGCTAGGGATGTTCAGTGGGATCGTGGGAGGATTCCTCTTCATCTTCCACTATACGACGCTGCTTGCATCGGGAGCTCCCATCTGGACGGGGGCTGTG GCTGTGCTGGCTGGAGCTGTCGCCTTCATTTATGAGAAGCGAGGTGGCACCTACTGG GCCCTGCTGAGGACGTTGCTCGCCCTGGCAGCTTTCTCCACGGCCACAGCCGCCATCATCATTGGGGCTAGAAGTTTCCATGAGTACcgccattttttctttaaaagtatctGTGATTTCTCCTATTCCTGGGGGCCCACCAGGGCCCCCAGCTCTCCGAGTGCAGACACGGGAAGGCTGAAGCTGTGCACCTCCTATGTGAACATGCTGAAG GCCCTGCTCATAAGCATCAATGCCATGCTGTTGGGGGTCTGGGCTCTGCTGCTTCTGGCATCTCTGGTCCCCCTCTGTCTGTGCTGCTGGAGGAAATACCGAACTAAGGAG AAAAGAGACTCTCCCTTGGAAGAAACTGCTGGGAGTGAGTGA